The following proteins come from a genomic window of Streptomyces sp. NBC_01716:
- a CDS encoding response regulator, which produces MIDVLVVDDDIRVADINTAYVAKVAGFRVVAKAHSGAEALTRLAERPVDLILLDHHLPDRNGLSVVRELRGLGHLADVIMVTAARDVATIQSAMRHGALQYLVKPFSFAGLRTKLEAYARLRRKLESGGEAEQADVDRMFGALSAPAAPPELPKGHSPYTAEVVRQVLLGAEGPLSAHEIAESAGMSRQTAQRYLKLLERAGRVRLSLRYGETGRPEHRYAWAASG; this is translated from the coding sequence ATGATCGACGTACTGGTCGTGGACGACGACATCCGGGTCGCCGACATCAACACCGCGTATGTGGCGAAGGTGGCTGGCTTCCGGGTCGTCGCGAAGGCCCATTCGGGGGCGGAGGCGCTCACCCGGCTCGCCGAGCGGCCCGTCGATCTGATCCTTCTCGACCACCATCTGCCCGACCGCAACGGCCTCTCGGTCGTACGGGAACTGCGCGGGCTCGGCCACCTGGCCGACGTGATCATGGTGACCGCCGCGCGCGATGTCGCCACGATCCAGTCGGCGATGCGCCACGGGGCGCTCCAGTACCTGGTCAAACCGTTCAGCTTCGCCGGACTGCGCACCAAACTTGAGGCGTACGCGAGGCTCCGCCGCAAGCTGGAGAGCGGCGGCGAGGCCGAACAGGCCGACGTGGACCGGATGTTCGGCGCGCTGTCGGCGCCGGCCGCGCCGCCCGAACTGCCCAAGGGCCACTCGCCGTACACCGCCGAGGTGGTACGGCAGGTGCTGCTCGGCGCCGAAGGGCCGCTCTCGGCGCACGAGATCGCGGAGAGCGCGGGCATGAGCCGGCAGACGGCGCAGCGGTATCTCAAGCTGCTGGAGCGGGCGGGGCGGGTACGGCTCAGCCTCCGGTACGGCGAGACGGGCCGCCCCGAGCACCGGTACGCGTGGGCGGCGAGCGGCTGA
- a CDS encoding solute symporter family protein, translating to MSGDHQTLALLLFSAFVAVTLGITTWVSRHRQGSAEEFYTGGRLFSPMENGFAIAGDYMSAASFLGISGLIALFGYDGMLYSVGFLVAWLVVLLLVAELVRNCGRFTLADVVAARMRERPVRIAAGTSSVAVSVLYLVAQMVGAGSLVALLLGGTSEAARSWTVIGVGALMVVYVTLGGMRATTWIQIVKAVLLMAGTVALTVLVLLRFHGDFNALLNAAAERSGHGSEFLLPGLAYGGGWTARFDFISLGLALVLGTAGLPHILSRFYTVPTARAARRSVVWSIGLIGGFYLMTIVLGFGAAAVVGTDEVRASSAAGNTAVPLLALDLGGGAGSTGGTVLFAVVAAVAFATILAVVAGITLASSASVAHDLYASLKRPHRNTHRSTHANSRTGAHPNSRAEPRSEVAVARFAAAGIGAVAIALGLLARDLNVAFLVGLAFAVAASANLPVLLYSLFWRNFTTRGAVWSVYGGLVPAVLLVVFSPVVSGSPEAIFPGVDFHVFPLQNPGLVSIPLGFLAGWIGTVRSSEPADEAKHAESEVRSLTGAGAV from the coding sequence ATGAGCGGCGACCACCAGACCCTGGCGCTGCTGCTGTTCAGCGCGTTCGTCGCCGTCACCCTGGGCATCACCACCTGGGTGAGCCGCCACCGGCAGGGCTCGGCCGAGGAGTTCTACACAGGCGGACGGCTCTTCTCTCCCATGGAGAATGGTTTCGCCATCGCCGGTGACTACATGTCCGCCGCCTCCTTCCTCGGTATCTCCGGCCTCATCGCCCTCTTCGGCTACGACGGCATGCTCTACTCCGTCGGCTTCCTCGTCGCCTGGCTCGTCGTCCTGCTGCTGGTGGCCGAACTCGTACGCAACTGCGGCCGGTTCACGCTGGCCGACGTCGTCGCCGCGCGGATGCGCGAGCGCCCGGTCAGGATCGCGGCGGGAACTTCCTCCGTCGCCGTGTCCGTTCTCTATCTGGTGGCGCAGATGGTCGGGGCGGGCAGTCTGGTCGCGCTGCTGCTGGGGGGTACGAGCGAGGCGGCGCGCTCGTGGACGGTGATCGGCGTGGGCGCGCTGATGGTCGTCTATGTGACGCTGGGCGGGATGCGGGCCACCACCTGGATCCAGATCGTCAAGGCCGTGCTGCTGATGGCCGGCACGGTCGCGCTGACCGTTCTCGTACTGCTCCGTTTCCACGGCGACTTCAACGCGCTGCTCAACGCCGCGGCCGAACGCAGCGGCCACGGAAGTGAGTTCCTCCTCCCGGGTCTCGCCTACGGCGGGGGCTGGACCGCGCGCTTCGACTTCATCAGTCTGGGGCTCGCCCTGGTGCTCGGTACGGCCGGGCTGCCGCACATCCTCTCCCGCTTCTACACCGTGCCGACCGCCCGCGCCGCGCGCCGCTCGGTCGTCTGGTCCATCGGGCTGATCGGCGGCTTCTATCTGATGACGATCGTGCTCGGCTTCGGCGCCGCCGCTGTGGTCGGCACCGACGAGGTGCGCGCGTCCAGCGCGGCGGGGAACACGGCGGTGCCGCTGCTCGCGCTGGATCTGGGCGGCGGCGCGGGTTCCACCGGCGGGACGGTCCTCTTCGCCGTGGTCGCCGCCGTCGCCTTCGCGACGATCCTCGCCGTCGTCGCCGGCATCACGCTCGCCTCGTCGGCCTCCGTCGCGCACGACCTCTACGCCTCGCTCAAGCGCCCGCACCGGAACACGCACCGGAGCACGCACGCGAACTCCCGTACCGGCGCCCATCCCAACTCCCGTGCCGAGCCCCGCAGCGAGGTCGCCGTGGCCAGGTTCGCGGCGGCCGGTATCGGTGCCGTGGCCATCGCGCTCGGGCTGCTCGCCCGTGACCTCAACGTGGCGTTTCTCGTCGGGCTCGCGTTCGCCGTCGCCGCCTCGGCCAATCTGCCGGTGCTGCTCTACTCGCTGTTCTGGCGGAACTTCACCACGCGCGGAGCGGTCTGGTCGGTCTACGGCGGCCTGGTGCCCGCCGTGCTGCTGGTGGTGTTCTCACCGGTCGTCTCCGGAAGCCCCGAGGCGATCTTCCCCGGCGTGGACTTCCATGTCTTCCCGCTCCAGAATCCCGGCCTGGTCTCGATCCCGCTCGGCTTCCTGGCGGGCTGGATCGGGACGGTCCGCTCCAGTGAACCGGCGGACGAGGCCAAGCACGCGGAGTCCGAGGTGCGTTCACTCACCGGTGCGGGCGCCGTCTGA
- a CDS encoding DUF485 domain-containing protein: MEKQEGRGAQAVRTDDPWYDALASGWGELDGTGTPTGPVASATAEPAAGIGAAEDGVRPRAADIYLEVQRSAAFQEVRSRYRRFVVPATVAFLGWYLAYVVAATTAPDLMARPVAGAVNVAMVAGLGQFLSTFLLTWAYSRHARLHRDRDALDLRWSVFDRTRSRDQHTARAGRTAGERR, translated from the coding sequence GTGGAGAAGCAGGAAGGGCGCGGCGCCCAAGCGGTGCGGACCGACGACCCCTGGTACGACGCGCTGGCCTCCGGCTGGGGTGAACTGGACGGTACGGGCACGCCGACGGGCCCGGTCGCGTCCGCGACGGCCGAGCCCGCCGCCGGGATCGGCGCCGCGGAGGACGGAGTCCGGCCCCGCGCGGCCGACATCTATCTGGAGGTCCAGCGGAGCGCGGCCTTTCAGGAGGTGCGCAGCCGCTACCGCCGGTTCGTCGTGCCGGCCACGGTCGCCTTCCTGGGCTGGTATCTGGCGTATGTGGTCGCCGCGACCACGGCGCCGGATCTGATGGCGCGCCCGGTGGCGGGGGCGGTGAACGTGGCGATGGTCGCCGGGCTCGGCCAGTTCCTCAGCACCTTCCTGCTGACCTGGGCGTACTCGCGCCATGCCCGGCTGCACCGGGACCGGGACGCGCTCGATCTGCGCTGGAGCGTCTTCGACCGGACCAGGAGCCGGGACCAGCACACCGCGCGAGCGGGGCGGACGGCGGGGGAGCGGCGATGA